A window of the Thermus thermophilus HB8 genome harbors these coding sequences:
- a CDS encoding IS110-like element IS1000B family transposase: protein MTFAGIDVSKTHLDLALVSNSPKPTRLRFPNSPEGRQALLAALAHHNPAWVALEPTSAYHLPLLKLLAENRLQVALVNPYHLAAFRKAKGERQKTDRQDALLLARYAQVYHEDLRAYTLPPETLRELKALVGYREDLAGRERTILNQMEAAEWAGSKEVLALLQKELACVKGLLGEVEARIQALLATLPEAEVLMALPGVGPQVAAAVLALLPPELWGRAKRAASYAGLIPEREESGKSVERSRLSKKGPPLLRRKLYMGALVAVRHDPEMRAFYHRLLSRGKRKKQALVAVAHKLLRRMMGRLREYYATQLDQGVA from the coding sequence ATGACCTTCGCCGGCATTGACGTCAGCAAAACCCACCTGGACCTGGCCCTCGTCTCCAACTCCCCCAAACCCACCCGCCTCCGCTTCCCCAACTCCCCTGAAGGCCGTCAAGCCCTCCTCGCCGCCCTCGCCCACCACAACCCCGCCTGGGTCGCCCTGGAGCCCACCAGCGCCTACCACCTCCCCCTCCTCAAGCTCCTGGCAGAAAACCGCCTCCAGGTGGCCCTGGTCAACCCCTACCACCTCGCCGCCTTCCGCAAGGCCAAGGGAGAACGCCAGAAGACCGACCGCCAAGACGCCCTCCTCCTCGCCCGCTACGCCCAGGTCTACCACGAAGACCTCCGGGCCTACACCCTACCCCCAGAAACCCTCCGGGAGCTCAAAGCCCTGGTGGGCTACCGGGAGGACTTGGCCGGGCGGGAAAGGACCATCCTCAACCAGATGGAGGCGGCGGAGTGGGCGGGGAGCAAGGAGGTCCTCGCCCTCCTCCAGAAGGAGCTGGCCTGCGTGAAGGGGCTTCTCGGGGAGGTGGAGGCCAGGATCCAGGCCCTCCTCGCCACCCTCCCCGAGGCCGAGGTCCTGATGGCCCTGCCCGGGGTGGGGCCCCAGGTGGCGGCAGCGGTGCTGGCCCTCCTGCCCCCAGAGCTCTGGGGCCGGGCGAAGAGGGCGGCCTCCTACGCGGGGCTCATCCCCGAGCGGGAGGAGTCGGGAAAGAGCGTGGAGAGGAGTCGGCTCTCCAAAAAAGGGCCTCCCCTCCTGCGGCGAAAGCTCTACATGGGCGCCCTGGTGGCGGTGCGCCATGACCCGGAGATGCGGGCCTTCTACCACCGCCTGCTCTCGCGGGGAAAGAGAAAGAAGCAGGCGTTGGTGGCCGTGGCCCACAAGCTCCTCAGGCGGATGATGGGAAGGCTCAGGGAGTACTACGCAACCCAGCTAGATCAAGGGGTCGCTTGA
- the csm6 gene encoding type III-A CRISPR-associated protein Csm6: protein MEDLDALWERYREAVRAGGNPQALYQEMVWPALLALWREKPRVYPFPQAFAVSVHTLGTSPEATALAILGAGAERVYVLHTPESARFLPRLRQDTGKDLYPVEIGKSDVEAIYREVKRLLEKHPEVPVALDLTSGTKAMSAGLAAAGFFFQRFYPKVRVVYVDNEDYDPELRRPRAGTEKLRILPNPHEALAEVDALFAKELYGKGEFGQAAAYFRGMVGRTGNQAYALYALLAEMYRAWRALDFGEALKAGRKLLGQLSQNVWLNHPLNARREALEAQVALLEAVDRFLKARDFALKEGVYGLARTLLHLAQEAKEEAAVLAALYAYRALELLLQERLALLGRRAEAPGLSPEEAEALRKALAELLGVLPEEVRLPAKLGLLDLLAFLRLKGDEALGRLSLAELRGLAGALKGRNSALLVHGFDVPSPKAVEGIARLAQGLLQDLEARTALGPLSPEPVPLGF, encoded by the coding sequence GTGGAGGACCTTGACGCCCTTTGGGAGCGGTACCGGGAGGCGGTGCGGGCGGGGGGCAACCCCCAGGCCCTCTACCAGGAGATGGTCTGGCCTGCCCTCCTCGCCCTCTGGCGGGAGAAGCCCCGGGTCTACCCCTTTCCCCAGGCCTTCGCCGTGTCCGTGCACACCCTGGGGACGAGCCCCGAGGCCACGGCCCTCGCCATCTTGGGGGCCGGGGCGGAGCGGGTCTACGTGCTCCACACTCCGGAAAGCGCCCGCTTCCTCCCCAGGCTTCGCCAGGACACGGGGAAGGACCTCTACCCCGTGGAGATCGGCAAGAGCGACGTGGAGGCCATCTACCGGGAGGTGAAGCGGCTTTTGGAGAAGCACCCGGAGGTGCCCGTGGCCCTGGACCTCACCAGCGGCACCAAGGCCATGAGCGCGGGGCTTGCCGCCGCGGGCTTCTTCTTCCAGCGCTTTTACCCCAAGGTGCGGGTGGTCTACGTGGACAACGAGGACTACGACCCCGAGCTCCGCCGCCCCCGGGCGGGCACGGAAAAGCTCCGCATCCTCCCTAACCCCCACGAGGCCCTGGCGGAGGTGGACGCCCTCTTCGCCAAGGAGCTCTACGGGAAGGGGGAGTTCGGCCAGGCGGCGGCCTACTTCCGCGGCATGGTGGGGAGGACGGGGAACCAGGCCTACGCCCTCTACGCCCTCCTCGCGGAGATGTACCGGGCCTGGCGGGCCTTGGACTTCGGCGAGGCCTTGAAGGCGGGGAGGAAGCTCCTTGGCCAGCTCTCCCAGAACGTCTGGCTGAACCATCCCCTGAACGCCCGGAGGGAGGCCCTCGAGGCCCAGGTGGCCCTCCTCGAGGCCGTGGACCGCTTCCTGAAGGCCCGGGACTTCGCCCTTAAGGAGGGGGTGTACGGCCTCGCCCGAACCCTTTTGCACCTCGCCCAGGAGGCCAAGGAAGAGGCCGCCGTCCTCGCGGCCCTCTACGCCTACCGGGCCCTGGAGCTCCTCCTGCAGGAAAGGCTCGCCCTTCTCGGCAGGCGGGCCGAGGCCCCGGGGCTTTCCCCGGAGGAGGCGGAGGCTTTGCGGAAGGCCCTGGCGGAGCTTCTTGGGGTTTTGCCCGAGGAGGTGCGCCTTCCGGCCAAGCTCGGCCTTTTGGACCTCCTCGCCTTCCTCCGCCTGAAGGGGGATGAGGCGCTTGGCCGCCTTTCCTTGGCGGAGCTTCGGGGCCTCGCCGGGGCGCTCAAGGGGAGGAACAGCGCCCTCCTCGTCCACGGCTTTGACGTGCCCTCGCCCAAGGCGGTGGAGGGGATCGCCCGCCTGGCCCAGGGCCTCCTCCAGGACCTCGAGGCCCGGACCGCTCTCGGCCCCCTTTCCCCGGAGCCCGTCCCCCTGGGGTTTTAG
- the cas10 gene encoding type III-B CRISPR-associated protein Cas10/Cmr2 gives MEHLLAIALGPVQEFIATARRTRDLYAGSRLLSEAAARAAKALAREVGAKNLIFPAPEDEAGLERLAGAGIPNVLLVRVPEGKDPRGLGEQALGAARDYLRERAEEVLGPRRDLLFWREALAQVEDLLEGYYAYLPLEGDYPRARERLMALLAARKNTRDFAPVSWGSPAYKSSLDGARESVLRLPEKEADHLRVRLGLRPGEYLAGPDLLKRWWKAGHGFLSTTHMAALPFWEGVRRAGLEAVLKEALEELGGLVGEEARAEVRHPVLRDTPFGEWDVRLLYESRLEEFPSLAEDPGLLEKARDRLRALWRRLFPKVRVPPGAYYALLHADGDRMGETLDGLPSPEAHRRFSNALALGFAAQVKDIVEAHGGGLVYSGGDDVLALLPLHTALMAARALADRFREAMAPFGREGRAPSLSVGLAVVHHLEPLQDALDLARRAEKWAKEGEPKRNALCVAYSPRSGAERLVRGRWDENPPLTRRLLRYADLLRAGEVPSRAAYELLALVREAGEALSGEALVAEALRILGRKEMKRAYREELEAWLRTGEDVRRLAEELILARPFAEALDQAGVPVESREVWDAH, from the coding sequence ATGGAGCACCTTCTCGCTATCGCCCTGGGCCCGGTGCAGGAGTTCATCGCCACCGCCCGCAGGACCCGGGACCTCTACGCGGGAAGCCGCCTCCTCTCCGAGGCGGCCGCCCGCGCCGCCAAGGCCCTGGCCCGGGAGGTGGGGGCGAAAAACCTCATTTTCCCCGCCCCCGAGGACGAGGCGGGGCTGGAGCGGCTGGCCGGGGCGGGCATCCCCAACGTTCTTTTGGTCCGGGTTCCGGAGGGGAAGGACCCCAGGGGCCTCGGGGAACAAGCCTTGGGAGCCGCCCGGGACTACCTCCGGGAGAGGGCGGAGGAAGTTCTGGGGCCGCGTAGGGACCTCCTTTTCTGGAGGGAGGCCCTGGCCCAGGTGGAAGACCTCCTGGAGGGCTACTACGCCTACCTTCCCTTGGAGGGCGACTATCCCCGGGCCCGGGAGCGGCTCATGGCCCTCCTGGCCGCCCGCAAAAACACCCGGGACTTCGCCCCCGTCTCCTGGGGAAGCCCGGCCTACAAGAGCTCCCTGGACGGGGCCCGGGAGAGCGTCCTCCGCCTGCCCGAAAAGGAGGCGGACCACCTCAGGGTGCGGCTCGGCCTGCGCCCCGGGGAGTACCTCGCGGGGCCCGACCTCCTCAAGCGCTGGTGGAAGGCGGGGCACGGCTTCCTTAGCACCACCCACATGGCGGCCCTGCCCTTCTGGGAGGGGGTCAGGCGGGCGGGCCTGGAGGCGGTCCTAAAGGAGGCCCTGGAGGAGCTTGGGGGCCTCGTGGGGGAGGAGGCGCGGGCGGAGGTCCGCCACCCGGTTTTGCGGGACACCCCCTTCGGGGAGTGGGACGTGCGCCTCCTCTACGAGAGCCGCCTCGAGGAGTTTCCCTCCCTCGCCGAGGACCCCGGGCTTCTGGAGAAGGCGCGGGACCGCCTGAGGGCGCTTTGGCGGAGGCTTTTCCCCAAGGTGAGGGTTCCCCCGGGCGCCTACTACGCCCTCCTCCACGCCGACGGGGACCGGATGGGGGAGACCCTGGACGGCCTTCCGTCCCCCGAGGCCCACCGCCGCTTCTCCAACGCCCTGGCCCTGGGGTTCGCCGCCCAGGTCAAGGACATCGTGGAGGCCCACGGGGGCGGGCTCGTCTACTCGGGGGGGGACGACGTCTTGGCCCTGCTTCCCCTCCACACGGCCCTCATGGCCGCCCGGGCCCTGGCGGACCGCTTCCGGGAGGCCATGGCCCCCTTCGGCCGGGAGGGCCGGGCGCCGAGCCTCTCCGTGGGCCTCGCGGTGGTCCACCACCTGGAGCCTCTGCAGGACGCCCTGGACCTGGCCCGCCGGGCGGAGAAATGGGCGAAGGAGGGCGAGCCCAAGCGCAACGCCCTCTGCGTGGCCTACAGCCCCCGCTCGGGGGCGGAGCGCCTGGTCCGGGGCCGGTGGGACGAGAACCCTCCCCTCACCCGCCGCCTCCTCCGCTACGCCGACCTCCTGCGGGCGGGGGAGGTGCCCTCCAGGGCCGCCTACGAGCTTCTGGCCCTGGTCCGGGAAGCGGGGGAGGCCCTCTCCGGGGAGGCCCTGGTGGCCGAGGCCCTGCGGATCCTGGGGAGGAAGGAGATGAAGCGGGCCTACCGGGAGGAGCTCGAGGCCTGGCTCCGGACCGGGGAGGACGTGCGCCGCCTGGCGGAGGAGCTCATCCTCGCCCGGCCCTTCGCCGAGGCCCTGGACCAGGCGGGCGTGCCCGTGGAGAGCCGGGAGGTGTGGGATGCTCATTGA
- the cmr6 gene encoding type III-B CRISPR module RAMP protein Cmr6 — protein sequence MGRRSALEGVRLPQGKEPHRGLWLDKFLRSARREDTEAKRVLVREAAGIPEPGEYRAFFKRYRGALEALGAEIREARTLSRLVVGLGGEGVLETALTLHRAYGVPYIPGSALKGLASRYAHLYLEGEAWRRDLARFHRGEAQAGLFGTTEEQGLVVFWDALPLPGKWKLHPDILNPHHPDYYGSVKAPPADWDGPKPVPFLSATGTFLLALSPAPGVSPEEAGPWLRAAWRILAWALREEGVGAKTSSGYGRMALEEPASQGEKPLAPGPSPVLQDLLTWARALSYREVPRFLASQAEAILGLSVEEAQALRRALEERGFLRNPQDLKRWRKEHPGLEGVLAKLGLSA from the coding sequence ATGGGCCGCAGATCCGCGCTTGAGGGCGTCCGCCTCCCCCAAGGCAAGGAGCCCCACCGGGGCCTCTGGCTGGACAAGTTCTTGAGGTCGGCGAGGCGGGAGGACACCGAGGCCAAGCGGGTTCTCGTCCGGGAAGCGGCGGGGATCCCCGAGCCCGGGGAGTACCGGGCGTTTTTTAAGCGGTACCGCGGGGCCCTCGAGGCCCTGGGGGCCGAAATCCGTGAGGCCAGGACCCTCTCCCGCCTGGTGGTGGGCCTGGGTGGGGAAGGCGTGCTGGAGACGGCCCTCACCCTGCACCGCGCCTACGGGGTGCCCTACATCCCGGGCTCGGCCCTGAAGGGCCTGGCGAGCCGCTACGCCCACCTCTACCTGGAGGGCGAGGCCTGGCGGCGCGACCTCGCCCGCTTCCACCGGGGCGAGGCCCAGGCGGGGCTTTTCGGCACCACGGAGGAGCAGGGCCTCGTGGTCTTCTGGGATGCCCTCCCCCTTCCCGGGAAATGGAAGCTCCACCCCGACATTCTGAACCCCCACCACCCTGACTACTATGGGAGCGTCAAAGCGCCCCCCGCGGACTGGGACGGCCCCAAGCCGGTCCCCTTCCTCTCCGCCACGGGCACCTTCCTCCTCGCCCTCTCCCCGGCCCCCGGGGTTTCTCCCGAGGAGGCCGGGCCCTGGCTTCGGGCCGCCTGGCGCATCCTGGCCTGGGCCCTGCGGGAGGAGGGGGTGGGGGCCAAGACCTCCTCGGGGTACGGGCGCATGGCCCTGGAGGAGCCTGCGTCCCAAGGGGAAAAGCCCCTGGCGCCGGGGCCGAGCCCGGTCCTTCAGGACCTCCTCACCTGGGCCCGCGCCCTCTCCTACAGGGAGGTGCCCCGTTTCCTGGCTTCCCAGGCGGAGGCCATCCTGGGCCTCTCGGTGGAGGAGGCCCAGGCCCTTCGCCGGGCCCTGGAGGAGCGGGGCTTCCTCCGCAACCCCCAGGACCTGAAGCGCTGGCGCAAGGAGCATCCCGGCCTGGAAGGGGTTCTCGCCAAGCTGGGCCTCTCGGCCTAG
- a CDS encoding type III-B CRISPR module-associated protein Cmr3: MLIEPRDPLIVRDGRPFTNSPGARAKSLPFPLPQTLAGAYRTRRALLEGLPLPERAEEVLRWGLRGPLLAEEGEGGWRLLAPRPLDALKLGEALYPLRPLELPQGAGTNLPEGLSPVGLPSPALKEKPAPLPAFWYWESFLEWLLQDAPAGFAPRGHEGPVPETRTHVALDPAAQTAREGFLFQTSGLEFVRGRRRLALVLWPEGPEPEGVFPLGGERRLAFWQKGGPGVPPLPEEVVAGLLRHRAARLVFLTPAFLGEAYLPKGRAFQGASVVAAVVGRPLAVSGWNLKEGKPKPSRRAVPAGSVYFVRLPEAWGEGEVRDWAEKVWFQNLSEEEQDRRDGFGLAALGLWDGKLRRWEEA, encoded by the coding sequence ATGCTCATTGAGCCCAGGGATCCTTTGATCGTGCGGGACGGCAGGCCCTTCACCAACAGCCCCGGGGCCCGGGCCAAGAGCCTTCCCTTCCCCCTGCCCCAGACCCTGGCCGGGGCCTACCGCACCCGCCGCGCCCTGCTGGAGGGCCTTCCTCTCCCCGAGAGGGCGGAGGAGGTCCTCCGGTGGGGCCTCAGGGGGCCCCTTCTCGCCGAGGAGGGGGAAGGGGGGTGGCGGCTCCTGGCGCCCCGGCCTCTGGACGCCCTAAAGCTCGGGGAGGCCCTCTACCCCCTCCGGCCCCTGGAGCTTCCCCAGGGGGCCGGGACCAACCTGCCGGAGGGGCTTTCTCCCGTGGGTCTTCCCAGCCCGGCCCTCAAGGAGAAGCCTGCCCCCCTGCCCGCCTTCTGGTACTGGGAGAGCTTCCTGGAATGGCTCCTTCAGGACGCCCCGGCGGGTTTCGCCCCCAGGGGGCACGAGGGGCCCGTCCCGGAGACGCGCACCCACGTGGCCCTGGACCCCGCGGCCCAGACGGCCCGGGAGGGGTTCCTCTTTCAGACCTCGGGGCTGGAGTTTGTCCGAGGGAGGCGCCGCCTCGCCCTGGTGCTCTGGCCCGAGGGGCCGGAGCCCGAGGGGGTCTTCCCCCTGGGGGGGGAGAGGCGCCTCGCCTTCTGGCAGAAAGGCGGGCCCGGGGTTCCTCCCCTGCCCGAGGAGGTGGTGGCGGGGCTCCTCCGCCACAGGGCGGCCCGCCTCGTCTTCCTCACCCCCGCCTTCTTGGGGGAGGCTTACCTCCCCAAGGGGAGGGCCTTCCAAGGGGCTTCCGTGGTGGCCGCGGTGGTGGGGAGGCCGCTTGCGGTCTCGGGCTGGAACCTCAAGGAGGGGAAGCCCAAGCCGAGCCGCCGGGCCGTGCCCGCGGGGAGCGTCTACTTCGTCCGGCTCCCGGAGGCCTGGGGGGAAGGGGAGGTCCGGGATTGGGCGGAGAAGGTCTGGTTCCAGAACCTCTCCGAGGAGGAGCAGGACCGGCGGGACGGGTTCGGCCTGGCCGCCCTGGGCCTTTGGGACGGGAAGCTTAGGCGCTGGGAGGAGGCATGA
- the cmr1 gene encoding type III-B CRISPR module RAMP protein Cmr1 yields MRRAFREAFSPRRKEEGGVLVRRDGARVLAWERTYTLLTPLFGGGVEPREADPVSVVRATAVRGHLRFWWRAVRGWRAGGSLERLWELESALFGSAGEGGASPLSVEVEVLREGEKVGIAQYGRAVQWYLGFPLRGDKEWAPVKEGVAFRLRLRFPEKVGELNFWEELEAALWAWETFGGIGARTRRGFGALLPQGAGVPGEEEIREKLRQYGQKAGWPEGVPHLTPKSFVRVVPLSWRELAERYQAFRQARPGGDPRSPGRSYWPEPDGVRRLTGRHAPHHLPRHPVHKFPRAHFGLPIIFHFKDRGDPPDTTLRLKEADRRASPLLFRPLGEGQKPCVVAVLEGARFPGEKLVLEGKDGRTWDVDPWLTPEEAQKIPVLGGEVDPVLAFVKSL; encoded by the coding sequence ATGAGAAGGGCGTTTCGTGAGGCGTTCTCGCCGAGGCGAAAGGAGGAGGGAGGGGTCCTGGTGCGCCGGGACGGCGCGCGGGTCCTCGCCTGGGAGCGCACGTACACGCTCCTCACCCCCCTCTTCGGGGGCGGGGTGGAGCCTAGGGAGGCGGATCCGGTGAGCGTGGTCCGGGCCACGGCGGTCCGGGGGCACCTCCGCTTCTGGTGGCGGGCCGTGAGGGGCTGGCGGGCGGGGGGTTCGCTGGAGAGGCTTTGGGAGCTGGAGTCCGCCTTGTTTGGCAGCGCGGGGGAGGGCGGGGCCTCGCCCTTGAGCGTGGAGGTGGAGGTTCTAAGGGAAGGGGAAAAGGTAGGCATCGCCCAGTACGGCCGCGCAGTCCAGTGGTACCTGGGCTTTCCTCTACGCGGGGACAAGGAATGGGCCCCGGTCAAGGAGGGCGTGGCCTTCCGCCTCCGCCTCCGCTTTCCCGAAAAGGTGGGGGAGCTGAACTTCTGGGAGGAGCTCGAGGCCGCCCTCTGGGCCTGGGAGACCTTCGGGGGGATCGGGGCCCGGACCCGGAGGGGCTTTGGCGCCCTCCTGCCCCAGGGGGCCGGGGTGCCGGGGGAGGAGGAGATCCGAGAGAAGCTTCGCCAGTATGGCCAAAAAGCAGGGTGGCCCGAAGGGGTGCCCCACCTCACCCCAAAAAGCTTCGTGCGGGTGGTGCCCCTCTCCTGGAGAGAACTCGCCGAGCGCTACCAGGCCTTCCGCCAGGCCCGCCCCGGGGGGGACCCCAGAAGCCCGGGCCGCTCCTACTGGCCCGAGCCCGACGGGGTGCGGCGCCTCACGGGGCGGCACGCCCCCCACCACCTGCCCAGGCACCCCGTGCACAAGTTCCCCCGGGCCCACTTCGGCCTGCCCATCATCTTCCACTTCAAGGACAGGGGCGACCCCCCCGACACCACCCTCCGGCTCAAGGAGGCCGACCGCCGGGCGAGCCCCCTCCTCTTCCGCCCGCTTGGGGAAGGGCAGAAGCCCTGCGTGGTGGCGGTCCTCGAGGGGGCCAGGTTCCCTGGGGAAAAGCTTGTTTTGGAGGGCAAAGACGGCCGCACTTGGGACGTGGACCCCTGGCTCACCCCCGAGGAGGCCCAAAAGATCCCGGTGCTGGGGGGTGAGGTGGACCCCGTCTTGGCCTTCGTGAAAAGCTTGTAG
- the cmr5 gene encoding type III-B CRISPR module-associated protein Cmr5: MRTRSQVWAQKAYEKVREAAKGEGRGEYRDMALKLPVLVRQAGLSQALAFVDSRGKEAHKALGNDLAQVLGYRDLRELAEAAREAELLQYLRLTREVLAAAEWFKRFAQALIEE; encoded by the coding sequence GTGCGCACCCGCTCGCAGGTGTGGGCCCAGAAGGCCTACGAGAAGGTCCGGGAAGCGGCCAAGGGCGAGGGCCGGGGCGAGTACCGGGACATGGCCCTAAAGCTTCCCGTCCTGGTGCGCCAGGCGGGGCTTTCCCAGGCCCTGGCCTTCGTGGACTCCCGGGGGAAGGAGGCTCACAAGGCCCTGGGTAACGACCTGGCCCAGGTGCTGGGCTACCGGGACCTCCGGGAGCTGGCGGAGGCCGCCCGGGAGGCCGAGCTCCTCCAGTACCTCCGCCTCACCCGGGAGGTCCTGGCCGCGGCGGAGTGGTTCAAGCGCTTCGCCCAGGCCCTCATTGAGGAGTAG
- a CDS encoding PDDEXK family nuclease, whose translation MQAPVYLCLLGNDPAPAYLGLKVVEREAGRVAKAVFYSFPAWNEEYGKKRQAFFRLLSEKGVLYEERPLEKGLEEAEAREVWVNLTGGAKYWAVRFLGHWRRPGARVFLVEGHRALEAPRALFLWPREEERSLEAEALTLEEYARLYLEPLGEAWERVSPPGAFPPGAQAARLPGREGGVFVVHRGLPYWYWVRPHLGGEAKDMSRKALSAFSGEAKRLGGQLCLPVVPYHKAHLRSRHPKERENVFARWRAWAREYGVFLVDPGRPLEEEVASLIKGKASKKALPLPQEGPLLLALVSEQAVPLYAAYLHAGPREVYLLTTPEMESRLRWAEAFFRGKGVRVHRSFLSGPWALREVRDLLAPVVEEALRRGHPVHANLNSGTTAMALGLYLALRDGARAHYLDGDRLLLLDGGEAEVPWEEGRPEDLLALRGYRFEEEYPDARPDPGLLALAEEILRRWDEVQTSWEASPLVRRFLKFWKKRFGQAFPPKRLSRLKGLPLEYAVYSHLNAHLAPKGGQARMGGHLVPLGGNEALAPQSTEVDGVFFHRGALWFVECKPTDEGLRERAPIMAELVRSVGGVEARGLMVARRWRGAPPPASPNLVYMALEGGEGVGVYRFPEELEKALSRNPAPRRG comes from the coding sequence ATGCAAGCCCCGGTGTACCTGTGCCTTCTGGGCAACGACCCGGCCCCGGCCTACTTGGGCTTGAAGGTGGTGGAGCGGGAGGCGGGGAGGGTGGCGAAGGCCGTCTTCTACTCCTTCCCGGCGTGGAACGAGGAGTACGGGAAAAAGCGCCAGGCCTTCTTCCGCCTCCTTTCCGAAAAGGGCGTCCTCTACGAGGAAAGGCCCCTAGAAAAGGGACTGGAAGAAGCGGAGGCCCGGGAGGTCTGGGTGAACCTCACGGGAGGGGCCAAGTACTGGGCGGTCCGGTTCCTCGGGCACTGGCGGCGGCCCGGCGCCCGGGTCTTCCTCGTGGAGGGCCACCGCGCCCTCGAGGCGCCCAGGGCCCTTTTCCTCTGGCCCCGGGAGGAGGAGCGCTCCCTTGAGGCCGAGGCCCTCACCCTGGAGGAGTACGCCAGGCTCTATCTGGAGCCCCTGGGGGAGGCCTGGGAGCGGGTTTCCCCGCCCGGGGCCTTCCCCCCTGGGGCTCAGGCGGCCCGCCTTCCCGGCCGGGAGGGCGGGGTGTTCGTGGTCCACCGGGGCCTTCCCTACTGGTACTGGGTGCGCCCCCATCTGGGGGGCGAGGCCAAGGACATGTCCCGGAAGGCCCTTTCCGCCTTCTCCGGCGAGGCCAAGCGTCTGGGGGGCCAGCTCTGCCTGCCCGTGGTCCCATACCACAAGGCGCACCTCCGCTCCCGCCACCCTAAGGAGCGGGAAAACGTCTTCGCCCGCTGGAGGGCCTGGGCCCGGGAGTACGGGGTGTTCCTGGTGGACCCGGGCAGGCCTTTGGAAGAGGAGGTGGCTTCCCTCATCAAGGGGAAGGCCTCCAAGAAGGCCCTGCCCCTGCCCCAGGAGGGGCCCCTTCTCCTGGCCCTGGTTTCCGAGCAGGCCGTTCCCCTCTATGCGGCCTACCTCCACGCCGGCCCCAGGGAGGTCTACCTCCTCACCACCCCCGAGATGGAAAGCCGCCTCCGCTGGGCGGAGGCCTTCTTCCGGGGCAAGGGGGTGCGGGTGCACCGGAGCTTCCTTTCCGGGCCCTGGGCTTTGCGGGAGGTGCGGGACCTCCTCGCCCCCGTGGTGGAGGAGGCCCTGCGCCGGGGCCACCCCGTGCACGCCAACCTGAACAGCGGGACCACGGCCATGGCCTTGGGCCTCTACCTGGCCCTGCGGGATGGGGCCCGTGCCCACTACCTGGATGGGGACCGCCTCCTCCTTCTGGACGGGGGGGAGGCGGAGGTGCCTTGGGAGGAGGGAAGGCCTGAGGACTTGCTCGCCTTGCGGGGGTACCGCTTTGAGGAAGAGTACCCCGACGCCCGGCCCGACCCCGGGCTCCTCGCCCTGGCCGAGGAGATCCTGAGGCGGTGGGACGAGGTGCAGACCTCCTGGGAGGCCTCCCCCTTGGTGCGGCGGTTCCTGAAGTTCTGGAAAAAGCGCTTCGGCCAGGCCTTCCCCCCGAAGCGCCTTTCCAGGCTCAAGGGGCTTCCCCTGGAGTACGCGGTCTACAGCCACCTGAACGCCCACCTGGCCCCAAAAGGAGGCCAGGCCCGCATGGGCGGGCACCTGGTGCCCCTGGGGGGCAATGAGGCCCTGGCCCCCCAGTCCACCGAGGTGGACGGGGTCTTCTTCCACCGGGGCGCCCTCTGGTTCGTGGAGTGCAAGCCCACGGACGAGGGTCTGCGGGAGCGGGCCCCTATCATGGCCGAGCTGGTGCGCTCCGTGGGCGGGGTGGAGGCCAGGGGGCTCATGGTGGCCCGGCGTTGGCGGGGAGCCCCGCCTCCGGCGAGCCCCAACCTGGTCTACATGGCCCTGGAGGGCGGGGAGGGCGTGGGGGTCTACCGCTTCCCCGAGGAGCTGGAAAAGGCCCTCTCACGGAATCCGGCGCCGCGGAGGGGCTAG
- the cmr4 gene encoding type III-B CRISPR module RAMP protein Cmr4 encodes MSHVALLFLHALSPLHAGTGQGIGAIDLPIAREKATGIPYLPGSSLKGVLRDRASAWDRDTLFAVFGPDTENASEHAGAVQVGDAKLLLLPVRSLYGVFALVASPYLLERFRREALMAGLQPPGVPGLQDPTRVLLAPGSRLLGDGEKVYLEDLDLKAQGEEGVAAWERWLAERTEAPVLGRLAVVHDDLMGFLLETATEVVARIRLDDETKTVAKGALWYEESLPAESLLYALVRADRSFRKGKELPPEGVWALFRGVLEEGGGVLQLGGKATVGRGLCRIVVGR; translated from the coding sequence ATGAGCCACGTTGCGCTTCTTTTCCTGCATGCCCTCTCCCCTCTGCACGCGGGGACGGGGCAAGGCATCGGGGCCATAGACCTGCCCATCGCCCGGGAGAAGGCCACGGGCATCCCCTACCTGCCGGGAAGCTCCCTCAAGGGGGTGCTCCGGGACCGGGCTTCCGCCTGGGACAGGGACACCCTCTTCGCCGTCTTTGGGCCCGACACGGAAAACGCCTCGGAGCACGCCGGGGCGGTGCAGGTGGGGGACGCCAAGCTCCTCCTCCTCCCCGTGCGGAGCCTCTACGGGGTCTTCGCCCTGGTCGCGAGCCCCTACCTCCTGGAGCGCTTCCGCCGTGAGGCCCTCATGGCGGGCCTTCAGCCCCCAGGGGTTCCCGGGCTCCAGGACCCCACCCGGGTCCTCTTGGCCCCGGGGTCCCGCCTTTTGGGAGACGGGGAGAAGGTCTACCTCGAGGACCTGGACCTGAAGGCCCAGGGGGAGGAGGGGGTCGCCGCCTGGGAGCGGTGGCTTGCCGAGCGCACCGAGGCCCCGGTCCTGGGAAGGCTCGCCGTGGTGCACGACGACCTCATGGGCTTCCTCCTGGAGACCGCCACGGAGGTGGTGGCCCGCATCCGCCTGGACGACGAGACCAAGACTGTGGCCAAGGGGGCCCTGTGGTACGAGGAGAGCCTCCCCGCGGAAAGCCTCCTCTACGCCCTGGTGCGGGCCGACCGCTCCTTCCGCAAGGGGAAGGAGCTTCCCCCAGAGGGCGTCTGGGCCCTCTTCCGGGGCGTCTTGGAGGAGGGCGGGGGGGTGCTCCAGCTCGGGGGCAAGGCCACCGTGGGCCGGGGGCTTTGCCGGATCGTGGTGGGGAGGTAG